A single window of Leclercia adecarboxylata DNA harbors:
- the sodB gene encoding superoxide dismutase [Fe], whose translation MSFELPALPYAKDALAPHISAETLEYHYGKHHQTYVTNLNNLIGGTAFEGKTLEEIVRTSEGGVFNNAAQVWNHTFYWHCLAPNAGGEPTGELAAAITAAFGSFAEFKAKFTDAAVKNFGAGWTWLVKEADGTLAIVSTSNAGTPLTTRAIPLLTVDVWEHAYYIDYRNARPNYLEHFWALVNWEFVAKNFAA comes from the coding sequence ATGTCGTTTGAATTACCTGCATTACCGTATGCAAAAGACGCCCTGGCCCCGCACATCTCTGCGGAGACCCTGGAGTACCACTACGGCAAACACCACCAGACCTATGTCACCAACCTGAACAACCTGATCGGCGGTACCGCCTTTGAAGGGAAAACCCTGGAAGAGATCGTACGCACGTCAGAAGGCGGCGTGTTTAACAACGCCGCTCAGGTGTGGAACCATACCTTCTACTGGCATTGCCTGGCGCCCAATGCCGGCGGCGAACCGACGGGTGAACTGGCGGCAGCCATTACTGCTGCGTTCGGCAGCTTTGCGGAATTTAAAGCGAAGTTTACCGATGCGGCGGTGAAGAACTTTGGCGCAGGCTGGACCTGGCTGGTAAAAGAGGCCGACGGCACACTGGCGATCGTCTCTACGTCTAATGCGGGAACGCCGTTAACCACCCGCGCTATTCCGCTGCTGACCGTCGACGTCTGGGAACATGCGTATTACATCGATTACCGTAATGCGCGCCCGAATTACCTCGAGCATTTCTGGGCGCTGGTAAACTGGGAATTTGTGGCGAAGAACTTCGCGGCATAA
- a CDS encoding C40 family peptidase: MARINKFSITLCALLFTSLTFTPVANASEQARPSAAHKTHLAKATEPKKKSSTSKTTKKESTSKKSSTKKSLAKTQSTHSSKKSRTTSRNASRTTQTASRVVTEKCTTRKGRKAQCVKTSKTTTLAEAHKVRVQKAQKTAMNKLMGQIGKPYRWGGSSPRTGFDCSGLVYYAYKDLVKFRIPRTANEMYHLRDASPVDRGELESGDLVFFRTQGRGTADHVGVYVGNGKFIQSPRTGQDIQITSLSEDYWQRHYVGARRVMKANTLR; this comes from the coding sequence GTGGCGCGAATAAATAAATTCTCGATCACGCTCTGTGCTTTGCTGTTTACTTCTCTCACATTCACGCCGGTGGCTAACGCCTCAGAGCAGGCGCGGCCTTCTGCCGCGCATAAAACGCATCTGGCGAAAGCGACCGAACCTAAGAAAAAAAGCAGTACCAGCAAAACCACAAAAAAAGAGAGCACCAGTAAAAAGAGCAGCACCAAAAAAAGCCTCGCTAAAACACAGTCAACGCATTCCAGCAAAAAAAGCCGCACCACCTCCCGCAACGCCAGCCGAACCACGCAAACCGCCTCCCGCGTTGTGACAGAAAAATGCACCACCCGTAAAGGGCGTAAAGCGCAGTGCGTAAAAACCAGCAAGACCACGACTCTTGCCGAAGCGCATAAAGTCCGGGTGCAGAAAGCGCAGAAAACGGCAATGAATAAGCTGATGGGCCAGATCGGCAAACCTTATCGCTGGGGCGGTTCCTCTCCGCGTACCGGCTTCGACTGCAGCGGTCTGGTTTATTACGCCTATAAAGATCTGGTTAAATTCCGCATTCCGCGCACCGCTAATGAAATGTACCACCTCCGTGACGCCTCTCCGGTCGATCGCGGTGAGCTGGAGAGCGGCGATCTGGTGTTCTTCCGCACCCAGGGCCGTGGTACCGCCGATCACGTTGGCGTGTACGTGGGTAACGGCAAATTCATTCAGTCCCCGCGTACCGGCCAGGACATTCAGATCACCTCCCTCAGCGAAGACTACTGGCAGCGTCATTACGTCGGCGCACGTCGCGTGATGAAGGCCAACACCCTCCGTTAA
- a CDS encoding MFS transporter, with the protein MRINFPLLALAIGAFGIGTTEFSPMGLLPVIARGVDVSIPAAGMLISAYAIGVMVGAPLMTLLLSHRGRRNALIFLMAIFTVGNVLSALSPDYTTLMLSRILTSLNHGAFFGLGSVVAASVVPKHKQASAVATMFMGLTIANIGGVPAATWMGEAIGWRMSFLATALLGVVSMIALFFSLPAGGAGEKPEVRKELAVLLRPQVLSALLTTVLGAGAMFTLYTYIAPVLHDINQATPAFITAMLVLIGVGFSIGNYLGGKLADKSVSGTLKGFLLLLIVIMLAIPWLARNEVGAAVAMVVWGMATFAVVPPLQMRVMRVASDAPGLSSSVNIGAFNLGNALGAAAGGAVISSGMGYSFVPVMGAIIAGLGLILVFASERKQPEPVCATE; encoded by the coding sequence ATGAGAATCAATTTTCCGCTGCTGGCCCTGGCCATTGGTGCCTTTGGTATCGGCACAACCGAATTTTCCCCGATGGGCCTGCTACCGGTTATTGCCCGGGGGGTAGATGTCTCTATTCCCGCTGCGGGCATGCTGATCAGCGCCTACGCCATCGGCGTGATGGTGGGTGCGCCGCTGATGACCCTGTTGCTGTCCCATCGCGGGCGTCGCAATGCGCTGATCTTCCTGATGGCGATCTTTACCGTCGGTAACGTCCTGTCGGCGCTCTCGCCGGATTACACCACCCTGATGCTGTCGCGTATTCTGACCAGCCTGAACCACGGCGCCTTCTTTGGCCTCGGGTCGGTAGTCGCCGCCAGCGTGGTGCCGAAGCATAAGCAGGCCAGCGCTGTCGCCACCATGTTTATGGGCCTCACCATCGCCAATATCGGTGGGGTGCCGGCCGCAACCTGGATGGGCGAAGCGATTGGCTGGCGGATGTCCTTCCTGGCGACCGCGCTGCTGGGCGTGGTTTCGATGATTGCGTTGTTCTTCTCCCTGCCGGCTGGCGGGGCGGGCGAAAAACCGGAGGTGCGCAAAGAGCTGGCGGTGCTGCTGCGTCCGCAGGTGCTGTCTGCCTTGCTGACTACCGTCCTCGGAGCCGGGGCGATGTTCACCCTCTATACCTACATTGCCCCGGTGCTGCATGACATCAACCAGGCGACTCCGGCCTTTATCACCGCCATGCTGGTGCTGATTGGCGTCGGTTTTTCCATTGGCAACTACCTGGGCGGCAAGCTGGCGGACAAATCCGTGAGCGGCACCCTGAAAGGCTTTTTACTCCTGCTGATCGTCATCATGCTGGCTATTCCGTGGCTGGCGCGTAATGAAGTGGGCGCAGCCGTGGCGATGGTGGTGTGGGGCATGGCGACCTTTGCGGTGGTACCGCCTTTGCAGATGCGCGTCATGCGCGTGGCCAGCGATGCGCCGGGGTTATCGTCGTCGGTGAATATCGGTGCCTTTAACCTCGGGAATGCGCTGGGGGCGGCGGCCGGTGGGGCGGTCATTTCCAGCGGGATGGGCTACAGCTTTGTTCCGGTGATGGGAGCCATTATTGCAGGCCTGGGGCTTATTCTGGTCTTTGCCTCGGAACGAAAACAACCCGAGCCGGTTTGCGCTACCGAATAA